The following DNA comes from Maridesulfovibrio bastinii DSM 16055.
GCTAGTAACAATTGAAGAGCTGGTTCCTGAAAACCATTTACTTCGAAAAATAAATAAGTTTATCGACTTTTCATTTATTCGAGAGAAGACCAAGCATCTTTACTGTGAGAACAATGGTCGTCCAGCAATTGATCCAGTTGTTCTTTTTAAGATGTTATTTATTGGGTATATATTTGGAATTCGCAGTGAGAGGCGTCTTGTCAAAGAAATAC
Coding sequences within:
- a CDS encoding transposase; protein product: MLKNSDQKQVTVELVTIEELVPENHLLRKINKFIDFSFIREKTKHLYCENNGRPAIDPVVLFKMLFIGYIFGIRSERRLVKEI